From Xylocopa sonorina isolate GNS202 chromosome 2, iyXylSono1_principal, whole genome shotgun sequence, a single genomic window includes:
- the LOC143433063 gene encoding uncharacterized protein LOC143433063 — protein sequence MKAVWLLSMCVCLVQCGPGKKQTREQHAQSYEYAYAREPALEIGPSYGEPGLIAAGPPLSPGPKLAHPGFSVGGPLVSIAKSAAEQAHTQLSNQQSVAGQAAYVAKNTLAQAAAQSAATAAAALTGKQIVVQGLEQQSKDAHVAVDGENLQLQQAERAASAAKSTAKQAMQQLQVITAALNAAQATADRAAQAAAEASAELAAQTTMVGQAKARAESVDEQLSAARLDYESTQVAAEKAATSAAAAQNNAAAAAAHVADNAATSALLTHEPVNPAPLARLPLEHGNLGQPALLKGPAGLQESGPLLASGPLRAPAAVHESEVLRLPAGLLGPLGGPNALHDAAALRASGLFQEAGPALQSPNGLHRSELLSLANALPTDSYDIKGYRY from the coding sequence ATGAAGGCAGTCTGGCTATTATCGATGTGCGTTTGTTTGGTGCAATGTGGGCCAGGAAAGAAGCAGACCCGTGAACAACACGCCCAAAGTTACGAATACGCATATGCTCGTGAGCCAGCACTAGAGATTGGTCCTTCTTATGGCGAACCTGGTCTTATTGCAGCTGGCCCTCCACTGTCTCCTGGTCCTAAGCTTGCTCATCCAGGTTTTAGCGTCGGCGGACCATTAGTCAGTATCGCGAAAAGTGCAGCGGAACAGGCGCACACACAGTTAAGCAACCAGCAATCGGTGGCTGGACAAGCTGCATATGTTGCGAAGAACACATTGGCTCAAGCTGCTGCACAATCGGCAGCTACAGCGGCAGCAGCACTCACCGGTAAACAGATCGTGGTGCAAGGGTTGGAGCAACAGTCAAAAGATGCCCATGTGGCAGTGGATGGTGAAAACTTGCAATTGCAACAGGCTGAACGTGCTGCCAGCGCAGCAAAGTCCACCGCTAAACAAGCCATGCAACAATTGCAAGTAATCACAGCAGCTTTGAACGCGGCCCAGGCAACAGCTGATCGTGCGGCACAAGCTGCTGCGGAAGCCTCAGCCGAATTGGCAGCGCAGACTACCATGGTTGGCCAAGCGAAAGCTAGAGCGGAATCAGTCGACGAGCAACTTTCCGCTGCTCGTCTCGACTACGAAAGCACGCAAGTGGCTGCCGAGAAGGCCGCAACTTCAGCAGCAGCCGCGCAGAACAATGCTGCGGCTGCAGCCGCACACGTGGCCGACAATGCCGCTACATCTGCACTCTTAACTCACGAACCAGTAAATCCTGCACCACTCGCAAGACTTCCACTTGAGCACGGTAATCTTGGACAGCCTGCCCTTCTCAAAGGACCTGCCGGCCTCCAAGAATCCGGTCCACTTCTCGCAAGTGGTCCTCTTCGCGCACCTGCTGCAGTCCACGAATCCGAGGTCCTCCGTCTTCCTGCTGGACTTCTTGGGCCGCTTGGTGGACCTAACGCGTTACACGATGCCGCCGCTCTTCGCGCATCCGGACTGTTTCAAGAAGCCGGTCCTGCGCTGCAATCGCCGAACGGTCTTCATCGCTCAGAATTGCTTAGTCTAGCAAACGCTTTACCTACTGATAGTTATGATATTAAAGGTTACCGATATTAG
- the LOC143432825 gene encoding uncharacterized protein LOC143432825, which produces MYIFYTFYIVLLTFEYFDCGRIHKIPVNLNQREIRYAEGPTCHNSASNNHKKTPEKSSSIAQKAAQEAKAASEAQNIAGQQAARQVKTQLAEKAVQAAKAAEEALSGKKVIVDQLQEEVREAQSVVQEESSSLEQEQANVNAALQAARQSQDQLKTLTHAMQTAKANAANAQAAANGAQKTLREKEELLDAAKRRVEELSNQLRVARQELANTNRAAAKANAAANEAKANASRNKRRLENIRRMRIRKRCVHG; this is translated from the exons ATGTACATCTTCTACACTTTTTATATCG TACTGCTGACCTTCGAGTATTTTGATTGCGGAAGGATTCATAAGATTCCAGTTAATTTA AATCAAAGGGAAATACGATACGCCGAGGGTCCAACTTGTCACAATAGCGCGTCAAATAATCATAAAAAAACTCCCGAGAAAAGTAGTAGCATCGCGCAGAAAGCTGCTCAGGAAGCAAAAGCTGCTTCCGAAGCACAGAATATTGCTGGTCAACAAGCCGCGCGTCAA GTAAAAACGCAACTCGCTGAAAAAGCAGTACAAGCTGCGAAAGCTGCGGAGGAAGCGCTTTCAGGGAAGAAAGTGATAGTAGACCAATTACAGGAAGAAGTAAGAGAAGCACAGTCCGTCGTTCAAGAGGAATCCTCATCCCTGGAACAAGAACAAGCTAACGTTAATGCTGCTTTACAAGCAGCACGGCAATCTCAGGATCAG TTGAAAACGCTAACGCACGCAATGCAAACGGCTAAGGCAAATGCGGCGAACGCCCAAGCTGCTGCGAACGGAGCTCAAAAAACTTTACGAGAGAAAGAGGAGTTGCTAGATGCAGCAAAAAGGCGGGTCGAAGAATTATCGAATCAGCTGAGAGTTGCTAGACAGGAGCTCGCTAATACAAATCGCGCGGCTGCTAAGGCGAACGCCGCTGCGAACGAAGCAAAAGCTAATGCTAGTAGAAATAAAAGACGACTAGAAAATATTCGAAGAATGAGGATTAGGAAAAG ATGTGTACACGGTTAA